The Bdellovibrio bacteriovorus genome includes the window ATGGTTCGTATGAATTCTGACAACGCGAAACAAGCGGCATCCCTTTCTGCCTCTTCACGTGAAGCGGCCGAAAAAGGTCAGCATGAGATTCAAACCTTGATCGCTTCAATGGAAAAGATCTCTAACTCATCGAAAAAAATTGAAGAGATCATCAGCGTTATCGACGATATCGCCTTCCAAACAAACTTGTTAGCCCTGAATGCGGCGGTTGAAGCTGCTCGTGCCGGAGAGCAAGGCAAAGGGTTCGCGGTTGTTGCCGAAGCCGTGCGCGCATTGGCACAACGAAGTGCTTCGGCCGCAAAAGACATCACTCATTTGATTAAAGAATCCGTTGCTCAAGTTGATGACGGCAGTCGCATCGCCGGTCAAAGCGGGACGGTTTTAAATAACATCGTAAATTCCGTTAAAAAAGTGGCTGATCTGAATACGGAAATTTCAACAGCAAGTTCGGAACAAACCCAAGGTATCCAACAAATCAGCAAAGCGATGAATCAGTTGGACCAAGCTTCGCAATCCAATGCAGCATCCGCTGAAGAGATTGCGGCTACAAGTGGTGAAATCAGCAACCTTGCAACCACGGCTCAAGACTTAACGGTGGAACTCAACCTCGTGATCCATGGTGGACATCAAGAACATGCGCCGACAAAGGCGCCTAAGCCTGAGTCTCCTGCTTCTGCTAAGCCAAAAGCGAAAACAAATGTCGTAAATTTTACGCCAAAAGCGAAGCACTCCCCGGCTCCTAAATCGTTCACGGGTGAAACATCAAAAGACCTTATTCCTTTTGACGAAGACGATCGCTCCAAAGTCGGAACGACGGACGGATTCTAAGGAATTCTTCTAAGCGCAAGACCTGCGCCGAACCGAAGTACACAATCACCGCCACAGTGATTGTCACAAATAACGATATCCACAGAGGCCCTGCAAAGTAGGTTTGTAGGGCTTCTTGTATTTTAAGGGCCCCTACTAGCGCGAACGCCGCAATCCCCATCCGCCAAAACGATCTCCACAGCCTTTGGGGGCTTAACATCAAATCCCAACGCAAAAGTCCCACGAATAACATCACGGCATTAACAAAAGCCGCAAAGAAGCTGGCGTAAACTAAGCCCACCAAGCCCGCCTGACGAATGAAAAATCCGGCTAACAGAATATGCAAAAGTACGCAAACCAAAGATAAAACCATCGGATAACGAGTTTGTTTTTTCGCGTAATAAAGAGGAACTAAGACCCGACTGCACGAAATCACCAAAAGACTTAAAGCATAAACTTTTAAAACCGAAGCCGTTTGCGCCAAATCATGACTGTTAAAGCGACCTCGGAAAAATAAAACTTCCACGATCGGCTCGGCCAAGAAATACAAACCCAACGACGCTGGCAGGGCTAAGAACAGATTCATTAAAAAGCTTTCCTCGGCCGTTTCCCGAAAGCGCACGTGATCCCCGCGACTGGCAAGATCACTTAAAGTGGGCAAAAGTGCCGAGCCAATGCTGACGGCAATAAGTGAAAGCGGAAATTCCAAAAGTCGATCCGCCCAATAAATATAAGAAAGAGACCCCTCTGGCAGGCGGCTAGCAAAATAAAGATTCACCAAAGTTGACAGCTGTAAAAGCCCGATCCCTAAAATCCCCGGCACTAAGCGAACAAAGACTTCTTTAACTTTTGGTGACCATCCCAAAGCCTGCCATCGCGGCAAATACCCTCTGGAGCGCAAAACCAAAAAAAGCAATCCCGCCTGCAACATCCC containing:
- a CDS encoding HAMP domain-containing methyl-accepting chemotaxis protein, which gives rise to MSAVSSWFKGIKGKLLFAATMPVIGFAVVGVVSSHGLNQEVTLLNTSHDLIIPNLKEISEIRVSRNKFGYKVYEAVSKLDAQQDATKELAEVKEAVTEYESAYNAYLKSEFMPEEQAMFEPLKEKFPKFIALMKKIQSLTEEKDPQKHKEALALLEGEFSTTGKVLGDYARDAIKMYLDRADKEGTMAANTESSVKFWSMLTTVLSVISIFSLLLYIAHSISKAVSGIAGRLTGAASNVASSVEQLNEAGNSLSQSSTEAAASLEETVASLEELSSMVRMNSDNAKQAASLSASSREAAEKGQHEIQTLIASMEKISNSSKKIEEIISVIDDIAFQTNLLALNAAVEAARAGEQGKGFAVVAEAVRALAQRSASAAKDITHLIKESVAQVDDGSRIAGQSGTVLNNIVNSVKKVADLNTEISTASSEQTQGIQQISKAMNQLDQASQSNAASAEEIAATSGEISNLATTAQDLTVELNLVIHGGHQEHAPTKAPKPESPASAKPKAKTNVVNFTPKAKHSPAPKSFTGETSKDLIPFDEDDRSKVGTTDGF
- the murJ gene encoding murein biosynthesis integral membrane protein MurJ, giving the protein GMLQAGLLFLVLRSRGYLPRWQALGWSPKVKEVFVRLVPGILGIGLLQLSTLVNLYFASRLPEGSLSYIYWADRLLEFPLSLIAVSIGSALLPTLSDLASRGDHVRFRETAEESFLMNLFLALPASLGLYFLAEPIVEVLFFRGRFNSHDLAQTASVLKVYALSLLVISCSRVLVPLYYAKKQTRYPMVLSLVCVLLHILLAGFFIRQAGLVGLVYASFFAAFVNAVMLFVGLLRWDLMLSPQRLWRSFWRMGIAAFALVGALKIQEALQTYFAGPLWISLFVTITVAVIVYFGSAQVLRLEEFLRIRPSFRLWSDRLRQKE